In Maledivibacter sp., the sequence TTACAAAACCAGATAACCTAAAATTAACTTTCTTAGCTAACTTCACAGATTCATTTACTGCCGCCGATTCCGGTATCTTTTCCAAAAATATTATTTGATATAAACCTAACCTTAAAATGTTCAATATTTCTATTTGTATTTTATTTATTTTGGTCTTAGACAAATTCCTTACTATGTAATCTAAATATTGTTTATTCTCTAAAACTCCATAAACCAATTGGCTAATAAAACGCCTATCTAAAGAAGAAACTTTATTCTTCTTTAGATATTTGTTTATAGTTATATTTGAAAAAGCTGCATTTTTTTCTATGTCTACTAATATGTTTAAAGCTATTTTCCTAGGATTAACATTTTGCATAGTAACCTCCAGTTTTGACTATAGGGTATTCTTAATCTCTACTATTCCTTAATACTAGTAATCTTAACAATTGTCCAATCGAAACAGCTACAGCAGCAACGTATGTTAATGCGGCAGCATTTAAAACGGCCTTTGACGACTTTACTTCTTCATTGTATATTATGCCGTTTGCAGTAAGCTCTTTTATCGCCCTAGAACTGGCATTATACTCAACAGGTAAAGTAATTACATGGAATGCTATTGCTGCAATATAAATATATATTCCTAAATCTATTAATGCTAATCCTCCCCGTCCTAGAAAAAATCCTAGAAATGCCAATGGTAAAGCGACTTGAGATGCTATAGACGCCACTGGAGCAATTTGACTTCTAATAGTTAGTGGGGCATAGTTCTTTGAATGCTGTATTGCATGACCAACCTCATGGGCCGCAACACTTATTGATGCAATTGATGTCCCATTATGGACATTGCTAGAGAGTCTTACTACTTTTTTTCTTGGATCATAATGATCTGATAAATAGCCGCGGACATGTTCTATATGAACGTCTCTTAATCCATTTCTATCCAATATGGTTCTAGCTACTTGGGCACCTGTATATCCCCTCATACTCCTCACCTGTAAAAATCGATTAAAGGTTCCCTTTACTTTACTCTGAGCATAGAAAGCAAATATCATTGCTGGAATCATTAGTATCATACTAAAGTGATACATACCTCCGTAATACATTTTATTCCCTCCTTAAAAATTGCTTTATAGCCTTTTCTACTTTATCAATATCTACACATGTATTATAACATGGACCGTTTGGTCTCTCATTTTTCACGCCAATTACTGGTATACCTTTAACATCTAATATTCCATGTGATAGGTCTCTTTCACAGGCTATTGCTATAACTCCCTTTGGTCTATAATCCTTGATAATTTTTCTTGCCAAGGTTCCTCCCGTTACAATTTGCAGATTTATATTATAGCTTGTACATAAATCAAAAAGACCATTTATATCACAGCCCCCACACCTCTTACAGTTATTAATATCTCCAGTGATTTTATGTTTGCAAGAAGCTTTTTGTAAGCAATGTGGTGCTATCATGAGTATATCCTCTGGATTTAACTTTTTGTTCTTTTGAATCACAACTCTATTATTTATTTCTGAAAAGAATCTTCTGATTGCATCCTTTTCAATTTTAAAAAGATCGCAAAAAGAAATCATTATGGGATAGACAGCCTTTATAGAATATTCAAATACGGGTATAAGAAATCCTGGCAGCCTTTTATTTTTCGTGATTCTAACTGTCAGCATTAACATTACCAATAGATATACCGTAACTATTATAAAGAATAATATCATTCCACTTAATATAGTTAAGTATAAATCTAATTTACCACCTTTAATTAACCAAAACAAAGCACTGACTATGAAAACCGCAAGGATAATGATCAAAATCAACATATTAATAAAAATATTCTTATCACTTTTTACAATACTTCTCATATTGTCTTATTCTCCTAGCACTGTTCCAATTTCTACGTTATTACCTCTAATGTATTCATCAACACTCATTTTTCTGCTATTTGGAAGCTGCATTTCTTTTATGATTAGCATTCCATTTCCTGTACTAACAAAGATACCTTCTTTGTTGACATCAATAATCTTCCCAGTTACTTCAAAGCTTTTTTCCCCACCAATAGCACATTTCCAAATCTTTAACTTTTTACCCTTGTA encodes:
- a CDS encoding zinc metallopeptidase, yielding MYYGGMYHFSMILMIPAMIFAFYAQSKVKGTFNRFLQVRSMRGYTGAQVARTILDRNGLRDVHIEHVRGYLSDHYDPRKKVVRLSSNVHNGTSIASISVAAHEVGHAIQHSKNYAPLTIRSQIAPVASIASQVALPLAFLGFFLGRGGLALIDLGIYIYIAAIAFHVITLPVEYNASSRAIKELTANGIIYNEEVKSSKAVLNAAALTYVAAVAVSIGQLLRLLVLRNSRD
- a CDS encoding DUF116 domain-containing protein, which codes for MRSIVKSDKNIFINMLILIIILAVFIVSALFWLIKGGKLDLYLTILSGMILFFIIVTVYLLVMLMLTVRITKNKRLPGFLIPVFEYSIKAVYPIMISFCDLFKIEKDAIRRFFSEINNRVVIQKNKKLNPEDILMIAPHCLQKASCKHKITGDINNCKRCGGCDINGLFDLCTSYNINLQIVTGGTLARKIIKDYRPKGVIAIACERDLSHGILDVKGIPVIGVKNERPNGPCYNTCVDIDKVEKAIKQFLRRE